A window of Rhizoctonia solani chromosome 5, complete sequence genomic DNA:
TAGTTTTGATTTTGACGATAGTTAGGCTTGGTGAGGGCGTTTGTTGCTTTGTATTACGAAATTAATTGATGGGTTTTTTGTGCCAAACGTCGACTTGCTTGTATAAATGCTAGACTTGTTTTGTGAAGGATGTTCCATTTTGATCTATTTGAAACACGCAGAAAGCCgccatgcatatatgcacaagTGAGGTAGCAAGCCTCGCCCGTGTGTTCCATAATGTGGAGCATAATAATTGTATGCTAAAAATGATTTTGTCCGAAAGCCAAATAGAGCTACTCACTATGCAACCTCGTTTGTTTCAACCTGGGTGGGGAATTTGAAGCCGCAACGGTTGTCTGTGATCGTTGACTGCTTGGGCCATAAATCAAATAAATTTAGACCTAGGCACGAGTATTTGCACTTGCTTGCCCGATTACCGCCACACTAGATCACAACGACCACCAGCAAGAAACTCCTGACCTCGGCGATATTGGTACATTGCTAGATATGTTAATTATGAGTACACATGACGACCCCTCTATACTGGTTACCAGTTAATTCTAGCAATCTTGAGCCCATTACCAGCTCTTTTACTTTCACTTATTCACTGGCGCTTCTGGTTCCGCGATCGAGATCTCACTCGGACAACATCACCGCCTATAGCTTGTAAGCCTCCGCACGACCACAACTAGCGATACACATACGTCATACTCTTCTGCTATTGTGACTCGTCGCCGAGAATTAAATCGTCTTTTTAAACACATCTTCAACTTGACATGTCCGAATTTAACCAGGCAAGTCTATTTGAGACCCCGTGCCATACTGGCTCTAACACGATACTACGTTTTATCAACAGAGCATAGCAAACAAATTCATTGGTATTCCCTGGTCATTGAAAGTGCTTTCCAGTCCCGCTCCTGAATCTCAAGAGGTCTGCTATTTTTCGTAAGTCGGAGTTAATGATCGATTTCCAACAAACACATTTCCTAACCCAATCGATCACTTCCAGAAATATCTTCTGGATGATTCTGCAAACCTCTGTTGTTTTCTCATCACAGACACGGTTAACGTATGGGCCGAAGGTTGGCAGCGCCATTGTCTTTTGCAATACCATTAATATTTAAGCTCAAGCTTGCGAATCTAGTTCTCGACTCGAAGCATACGTCACATCGAGCAAGACACGTGCATTCCACGCGCGTTTCCAGTAAACCTAAACGCGGGTTCGCTTTGCCATATCATGACGCTGATGAGGAAGCCGATTGGAGACGTGGAGTTGTCAAGACGCTAGGGGAGGTGCACGAGAATGTGATGGATGGGATCGTTGAAGTTGAAATACGCGACTCGGAATTATCGGTGAGTACAGTAATTCAGCGTCGATTAGATTTTAAATGAATTCGCGGTAGGATATGAGTGTCTGTGTCTCGGACACGATCAGGGATTTCCATTGGCGCTGGGACGTGATGTCCGTTCGTAAAATGGCTGCGAGCATCCTGTCTGCCCAGCTTTTTATGCCTCTTGTAACGATCGCCGCGGTTACATCCAGCTTGGGTGTCGCGGCCGAAGACGCGTCGGATGAAGCGTTACGAACTGTAAGATTGAGAATTTGGACGCGATTGATGGCTACTACTGATTCGGGCTCGTTAGCTTGCCGAACGAAAAGCATCCACAGCCAAGGCTATGCCTGTTCACCATACGAGAGGGTTCTTCTCGCGACCCGCGATCCAAACCTTGTTGAAATGCATCGCACAGGTTGATGGATCTTCCAGTACATCTCGTGAGTACCCACAACTGACGGTATGATCGAATGACTACATTGCCTGTAGCTATTAAATCGAAAAATACAAGAAACCCCTCATTGATGTCTATAGACATGGCTGAAGCATCGGCAGACGGCACCAACAAAATTCCTGGGTCCGCCTCCGTCTTAGCGCGCACGTCAAGTAGCAGCCCAAGATTGGTACAGTACCCTCAGTTTGAGCCAGTCCCTGAAACTTACACCCAGACAGCATGGCGGAGGAGGGCATTCACGGAAAGGCAAAGGCCGCGACAGCAGCACGGAAGATGAGGACGAAGTCATTGCTCGTAAAATCCCTCGGGGTACGACCCCTCGTCGCTCCAGCGTGCGCCCCATAGATCCCGAACCAGCGGGTACCCCAGTCTCCAAACCTCGTCCAATTACGGCAGATCCTGACTCGACCGCAACCGAACTCGAAACTACGCGAGATTGGACAAAGAGTGTGATAAATACGACATTCAACGAAGACGAAATTGCCGAGCCACCTTTATCCCAGTCATCTAAGCCTGCGCCTGAAAGTCCCAGGCCCACGGATCGGTCTTCCCCCCGGAAAATTGAAAATATAAGGTCTGCACGTGTACTGGCCCCAGTCCGTACACCAGCCCGAGCTGTGGCAGCAAATAAAACAGACGTGTTCGGCACCCAAACTCAGACTCAGGCAAGCTCGGATGACTCTGATCGCGAGGCCGAGCTTGAAAGGCGCATAAGAGCGGCCGGAGCGATTGGAACTGCGGCGGTACGGACACCAGCGGGTGGAGGTCTTGGATCAAGGATGGTTCGGAAGAAATTTTAATTGGGATTCTTTGAGCAATACTTATAGCTATTCGGGCAAGGAACGCGGTTCAAACATGGACATTCCAAGTTCTACACACGATTTAATTTATTTAATGCATTTTATTCATGCTCTGAAGCGGGTCCTTGTGCCAAGATACGCTTGAATCTCTTGGCATTGCATTATTGGCTCGGATTCCGAAAAAGGAGGACCAGAGTCCGAGTACTTGGTGACACCTGCGTTGGCAAGCGCCGTACTCGAGACGACACCTTCAATGCGGGGTCGAGAATGCACCGAGCTCAGTGAAGATTAGCATGTTGTGCATACGACGGAGCTCTACTGATTCCTTCTGCCCCCACCACTCACTTCGTCTGTAGCTCACGCACATCTAGCCACATCAATCATACATATTCTCAGTTGCTTGCCTATATGCGCCTCGGTCGCCTACTCGCAAGTCTCGTCGGTCTGCGTCCACGGCCACACAGTACAGATTCCAAGTCACACCAGTCAATTGCCAGTATATTCCTAGTTACATCATAGGCCTGCTGCCGCCATTGTCGGCGTCGCCACCTTTTCCCCCGCTCCCGCCTTACGACAGGGCCGAGATCACAGAGTTGTATGCAGCCTTCTTCTGGTAGCTGCCGTTGAACAGCAGAGGGCTGCTGCCCGAGCGCCACGAGTCCTTGTCCGACACTCCCCACACCTGCACAAGCCCACTCAGCCGCTGTTGCACGTTTGCGCTATCCAAACTCTGACTTACCGTGATTCCGACGCACGAGGGGACTTGAGTGCATGCCTTGACCGCAGTAGCGTAGTCGTTGCCTGGTCGGTCCCTCGTCGTCAGTTGGTTGGTCACGGTACCCAAATCTCAGACCCTGAACTGACCATTTGCACTGGCGATGTCAAGCTCGGTGATCGCAACCTCTGGTACTCCCGTGCCAGCGAGTGCTTGCATGGCACCTAGCAGTCCGCCTGCACCTCCGGCCTGTGTTTGGTAGCGTGTTAGCACCGATGATCTCAGAAACGTCGCTTGTGGCTGATACTCGCCTGGAGATGGGCCTGGCTGCCGATGCCGTCGATGGGGGTGCCAGCGGCCCTCTGGCGCTTGACCAGGTTGACCATGCCGTTGACCTTGCTGTTGGTATAGTCGAGGTTGTAGTCCTGTGCACAAGTCGCTTAGTAAACCGTTTCCGAGTCAGGCCTCGATGAGATGCTTACGTTGATGTAGAGCTTGGCCGAGCTGGACGAGAGCATGAGTCGGTCAGTGTCACGTACTCGATCTCCGTCTGCGGAACCGAACTCACGGGTCAGCAGCGCGCGCAGCCTTGAAGGCGATGGCAACAAAGTCTGCCAATCGAGTCAGTCTCGCGCACCCGACGGTACGTGTGGAGTCCAAAGCCACTCACTCTCTCCGAGCACACGACTGAACACCGAAGAGCGCAGAGTGCCGTCTTCGTTGAGGATCTCGTTCACCACGTCCCATGCGTAGATCTTGCCCCTGTACCGGCTTCCGATCGTGCTGATGTGGTTCTGGATGACCGAGGTCAGGGTGCCGGAGTCCCCGATGTTGTTGACCCAGGAAGGCAGCTGGGAGTGCCAGACGACTAAGCCAAGTCAGGCGTCGGTCGCTCGTGGCGAAGATGCGAAAGCACGTACATGTGTGTCCGCGAACGAGCTTTCCGTTGCTCTGAGCAAAGTTCACGAGCGTGTCGAAGCCGCCAAAGTTGAAGCTTCCTCTCTGTCGGTGAAACAACCAGGTTCAGTGGTCCGCGGCTGTGCCctagcgcatacatccttACCGACGGCTCGATAGCGTCCCATTCTGCAAGCAGGATGATCAGTATGGGGCAGTCCAAGTCATAGTTTGCACGCTCGGTCGTGACTCACTGGCGCTGTTCTCCGGGGTGAGCTGGCCAAAGTCAGAGCGAATGATGGCAGCGTTCTGCGAGTTGGACAGCAGGGCAGAGTCCGCGCATGTACCGAAGTACTTCTTGCCTATAAGGTGTCGCGTTCGCGTCAGGTTTGACGTTCACGCTCGACAGTCAGTCTCAGTCATGGCGCTGGCGCAGTCATCTAACCGACCTCTGGACTTCATTTTCGCGTCAAGCTGCCCGAACACGGCAGGAGTCGCAGCCAAGACGGCAAGGATAGTCGCGGTGCTGAAGTGCATGGCTGAGAGCGAATGAGGGCCGATATACAAGTATCAGAAAGATGGTAGAGGTGATAGAAATGTGTAAACCGAACGAATAGCTCGAGAGCTGCTGAACAAACTGCACCGCTCCAACTTTCGCTTTTATACTCTTCGTCCCCCCAGTCGGAGAAACACCCAGCCAGCTCATCTTCTGCCCCACTACTACGAACCCTCTAGAGCCCTGCGCATTCAAGCGTGCGAAGCCGTCGGTTGCAACCCGATTCCAGTCACGGGTCTTGCTTCCATAGTCAGCGACGCGTTCGCCCACCCTGACATATTCCAAATGGAGATAAGATGACAACCGGAACAAACTTAAGCCACTTAACCACCGCGAATCTAGCTGGCGCATAGGCTCATGTAGATCAGGACCGGCTGAGCTCATGAGCAACCAGGTGAGCATTCCCCATGGGGTAGTCCGCTTTCAGTCATTTGTGGCTCTGACAGGGCGTGAAATAAGCACTGGCGCTGACGGCATGAGGCCGATCCATGTCGCGACTAACAGAGGCGAGGAGTAGACTCGGGTATAGTGCGGATGATATGATCGCAATGTAAAGGCTGGTTGCCAGATCACAGCGGAGGTATTTGTTCGGCCGCACAGCGACATTGGTACTATATGCGTGCACGGAGTGGGGAGCATAAGCGCCTGGACTATATATGAAATGGGAGATCGCAGACAACAACAGTACAAATAGCTACGGATACGAGCCACGCTTGGCTGTGATCAACATAAGCTCGACGATGTACCGTTTTCATATGTCTGGTAGCTATGCACTCGGACCTCGGTCGCTCTCTGAAGAGCGTGGGGCTCTCACTTCCTACCATATACCTGCGTGGACATCCGCAACGCAGACGCTAGCAGGTTCCAGACCGCCACGTCCAAGTTTCACGTTGGCACTTCGGACTAACTACAGGTCTCGTCGGGATAGAAGGGGTGCGGACGAGACCACAAGATTGAAAAGACCCTCGAACAAGACATCGGAGGAATGTGTATTCTGTACAAACACACGTCATGTCCAAATGATGTAGTCCCGGATCATGTTTATTGTTATGGTATCATTCCAATGATATCTAGCGATAATATTCCGCTTCTTGGCTAGTTACCGATTGCCTCGGTTCAGGCCTCATTAGGCCTGTTCTTATTTCTCGTCTTACTTTATATTCTTGTCCGAGCAATGGAAAATTCCTTCAGAATTACAGGAACAAAATAGTAGAATGAATGTGATCTCAGCGAACACGCCAGAACTAATCCCGGTTTGAGCCAAGGTGCTTGCGACCAACGCTGAGCACTAATGATGGGGTGACTTGTGAACTAACCGACCGTGGCGATTGTACGTAACCAGTTACTGGAGAAAGTCCATATTGGGCTTAGCCATGAACCTTATTTTTAATTATTTACTATTATATTGTCTCGTCGCCTATGCGTATCGGTCTATCTCTTTTCCCTTCCTATTCCTTAGTGCAATTTGTCTCGGTTTGTGAGCGATCTGCCTTGTTCACATACAGCTCCTTAAAAATGGATCAAAAAAGGCCTCACCTGACTATGCTTTTTTTGGATTCATTGTTTGTGCCAGGATGCTTTTACATTCGATGTGTTTAAATTGGCAATAAACACAGGATCAACCTCTACAATGTACCTCTTGCTTGGTATCGAGACACTCGATAACCAAGAGCTTTCCACAGTCTGAGAGCGCTTATCAGTGTTTGATTGCCTCACAGCAGGCAATTAGATAGATACCCACTGTGTCGACTATTTATCTCGGATTCAAATCTCATGGGGCAAACTGAACCACCATAGATGGCTGAATCTATAAACCAATGGTACAATGCGTACCCCACACCATCATTCAATACCCCACGCATAAATGCAGAGAAATTAGCAGAAACCATGGCGAACAAAGTGCCTGGGGTAGATTATGTTGTAGTGGATGTGCGTCGTAATGATTTTGAGGTAAATATATTGACCTTCTGCCCTTGGTTTGATTGGCTTAATTAGATTTCAACCCTTCCCCAGAACGTCTTTATTAAAGGCGCTGTCAATCTCCCCGCGCAGTCATTTTATCCTACACTCTCAACACTCACTACAGTACTCTCTAAAATCCCGGATGTAATCTTCCACTGCAATAGCTGTACTGAAACGGGTCGAGGCCCCCGTGTAGCTGGTTGGTATGCCGATCAGCTCAAACTACTTGGGATTACCACCTCCAAGCCATGGGTACTCGATGGGGGGATCAAGAAGTTCGGGACTCTGTATAGCGACAATGATAAATTGGTGTCAAAGCTATGAGGACAGTTATTTATTGGATTGAATTGTTGGAACTGTAGTATTGAACCATATTGTGCGTGACTATCGGACAAACCAGCGTAAAGTCGTAGGGCACGCACATACTTCCAGGGCGTTTCATGATTGGCTAGCAAAATTGCCGCATTGATCGGTCAGCTTCAGGAATTTCACCTTGGACCTCTTGGCTGTCGACCACCATGGATCCCCACAAGTCTCCACGAGTTGCAGACGATAATGTCAAAGAAATGGCTGAATTAGATCCGCCTCTTTTTCGTCAGAGCTGTGCGAATTGTGAATTTTGCGATGGTCTACGCGACATGGACACGGGAGACAAACAAATGCCTACCGAAGATTCGAGGTTATCCGCAACAGGTATGTTTGAGTGACTAGCATATGCCCCTGTATAAAACAAACCGATTTAAATAGGCCTATTTAAATCACTATCATTTCTCGATCGCTATCTAGCCGTTTTTATCCTCTTGGCTATGATTACCGGAGTGCTCATCGGGGTGTACAAGGTTAGCAGACCCATGTTTTCGAGTTTGGGTTATGCTCAACGGCTATTCAAACAGGAAGAAGCAGTACAGCGTGCCTTTAGCGGCGCGTCGTGGCAAGGAACATCCATACGTATGTAGCCATCAAATTAATTCCTTTGGCAATCGTGCTTATTATTTCTCAGCCATCCTACTTGGACTTTTAATCATGATGTGGCCCGTACTCACCAAGGTTCAGTACGAAAGGCTTCCTGCAATTTTTAATCGCCGAGACATTTGGGTACATATTGGCATATCCCTTGTTCTCAATTGGCTCATCGCCCCTCTCATTATGCTCGGTTTGGCATGGGCGACGTTACCTGAACCCGGGCTAGAGCGAGAACGAAAAGGTGTAATCTTGGTTGGGGTGGCTCGTTGTATAGGTAAGTACTGGCTGTTCTAGCATGATTAAGTCAAAACTTGAACATGGTCTTTAGCAATGGTTCTTATCTGGAATGGATTGGCGTGTGGAGACCCTGAATACTGTGCTATTCTAGTTTGCGTCAACTCTTTGTTGCAGGTATGTTTCAGCTTAACAACTATATTTAACCAGAAATTCATACCCACATAGGTAGTATTATTCTCTCCCTATGCTCTACTCTTCTTAAATGTTCTCGGGGGTGGACATACCTCGGCACTGCATTTGGACTATCGGCACACGGCGGCAAGTGTAGGGATTGTAAGTCGCTCCATTACATTATCATCCAGCCTAGGATCTGACTCGCTTTGTGCCTATCCAGTACCTTGGAATCCCACTCGCGGCAGGTGTTGTCACCCGGTTTGCAACGAAACATACCCTATCTCGTTCAGGATTCGATAGGTTCCTAAAGTTATTTGGGCCATTTGCTCTACTTGGATTATTGTGAGTCGGTACATGTTCTGATGCGCCCCTTATTAAGGCATTTTCATGCACTCCCTAGGTATACCATTGTTGTTCTATTTGCCTTCCAGGTAACCTTCATCTTACTGTTGATTGAGCTTGGCTAACATGAGAGACAGGGGCATCGCATCGTCCAAAACATAGGCTCGGTATTCCGAATTTTTGTCCCGCTTGTCCTGGTAAGCCCCGTACTCCCAAAGCCCATTGCTTTACTAAAACATACGATAACAGTATTTCATAATTGTATGGTCCTCCACTTTCTTCGGCTTGTACTTTCTCAACCGCCGGCGGGTGGGACCTAATCTTGGGGGATACGAAAAAGCAGTCGTCCAGTCTTTTGTAGGTAGCATGCGCCCTCATTTTCGGATCAGGGGATCTAAATTGACTGTTTACAGACCGCAGGGTCAAATAACTTTGAGCTTGCAATTGCCGTTGCTATCGCCAGCTTTGGGACCGAGTCACCTGAGGCTTTGGCCGCCACGTGAGTCAAATAACTCCTACTCTTCATTTTATCCGCCGTTGTTCATCATCTATTTAATTAGCATTGGTCCTCTTGTAGAAGTTCCTGTACTTCTTGCTTTAACCTACGTTGCATTATGGTTGCGCAAGCGGCTTGAGTGGGACGAAAAAGGCCCCGGCGAAATTTCCCTCGCGTAGTTCCTAATTCGATGTTTAACAATCGAGTAGTGTGGTTACACTGTGCCTGTATACAGTAAGATGGCTTCTTAATACACACACAACGAGGGCAATTATCCATCCATCAGCTTCTGGTCACAATAGCCGCCTTGGACTTATTTAGATTTGAGGGTGTGTGGAATAtgtgggaaaagaataaTCAACCGCGGAATTTAAAAATCAACTGAGAAGGAAATTGAACAATTGGTTCGGATAAATCTTCTTACTCCAAAAGTATAAGCTGTACTGCATTCTTTTGATGATGTCCTCATGCTGCTGTCAAATAAACCATGTGCTGCCATCGTAACTGGATATAGAATGTTGATCGGGACCTGGAGGTTCAGAAGTAGAAATTTAAATCAAGGGATTATGTATGTGGCTAACAGTCACCATCGGCGAATTCAGGCATTTTCATCAAAGACATCCTGGTGTTGCTGCTCGGTCTACTACGATGTTCTGGACTCCAGCGAACACCAAGCTCAGCCCACGTCAATCTAGTTACCCTTCGTCGGTCGCGGCTATTCGTGTAGACTCATATTGACTCTGTCAGTAGTATAAATATAGTAGAAAAGCGAGAAAATAAGAGTTTTACCAATGTACCAGATTTATGTTCTTTGCTAAATAACTACAAAAGCCAACTGTTTCCACGGGGAGAGTTGTTTTGAAGTTTTAAAGACAAATACAGCCATGATACTAGGTCACCTCTAAATATTTCCCCTTAAAAGACACATGCCCGTCTATATCTGTTATATCATTTGAGGGTCTTTTCAATCTTGTGGTCTCGTCCGCACCCCTTCTATCCCGACGAGACCTGTAGTTAGTCCGAAGTGCCAACGTGAAACTTGGACGTGGCGGTCTGGAACCTGCTAGCGTCTGCGTTGCGGATGTCCACGCAGGTATATGGTAGGAAGTGAGAGCCCCACGCTCTTCAGAGAGCGACCGAGGTCCGAGTGCATAGCTACCAGACATATGAAAACGGTACATCGTCGAGCTTATGTTGATCACAGCCAAGCGTGGCTCGTATCCGTAGCTATTTGTACTGTTGTTGTCTGCGATCTCCCATTTCATATATAGTCCAGGCGCTTATGCTCCCCACTCCGTGCACGCATATAGTACCAATGTCGCTGTGCGGCCGAACAAATACCTCCGCTGTGATCTGGCAACCAGCCTTTACATTGCGATCATATCATCCGCACTATACCCGAGTCTACTCCTCGCCTCTGTTAGTCGCGACATGGATCGGCCTCATGCCGTCAGCGCCAGTGCTTATTTCACGCCCTGTCAGAGCCACAAATGACTGAAAGCGGACTACCCCATGGGGAATGCTCACCTGGTTGCTCATGAGCTCAGCCGGTCCTGATCTACATGAGCCTATGCGCCAGCTAGATTCGCGGTGGTTAAGTGGCTTAAGTTTGTTCCGGTTGTCATCTTATCTCCATTTGGAATATGTCAGGGTGGGCGAACGCGTCGCTGACTATGGAAGCAAGACCCGTGACTGGAATCGGGTTGCAACCGACGGCTTCGCACGCTTGAATGCGCAGGGCTCTAGAGGGTTCGTAGTAGTGGGGCAGAAGATGAGCTGGCTGGGTGTTTCTCCGACTGGGGGGACGAAGAGTATAAAAGCGAAAGTTGGAGCGGTGCAGTTTGTTCAGCAGCTCTCGAGCTATTCGTTCGGTTTACACATTTCTATCACCTCTACCATCTTTCTGATACTTGTATATCGGCCCTCATTCGCTCTCAGCCATGCACTTCAGCACCGCGACTATCCTTGCCGTCTTGGCTGCGACTCCTGCCGTGTTCGGGCAGCTTGACGCGAAAATGAAGTCCAGAGGTCGGTTAGATGACTGCGCCAGCGCCATGACTGAGACTGACTGTCGAGCGTGAACGTCAAACCTGACGCGAACGCGACAC
This region includes:
- a CDS encoding arsenite-transporting ATPase, which codes for MAESINQWYNAYPTPSFNTPRINAEKLAETMANKVPGVDYVVVDISTLPQNVFIKGAVNLPAQSFYPTLSTLTTVLSKIPDVIFHCNSCTETGRGPRVAGWYADQLKLLGITTSKPWVLDGGIKKFGTLYSDNDKLVSKL
- a CDS encoding endo-beta-1,4-xylanase: MHFSTATILAVLAATPAVFGQLDAKMKSRGKKYFGTCADSALLSNSQNAAIIRSDFGQLTPENSAKWDAIEPSRGSFNFGGFDTLVNFAQSNGKLVRGHTFVWHSQLPSWVNNIGDSGTLTSVIQNHISTIGSRYRGKIYAWDVVNEILNEDGTLRSSVFSRVLGENFVAIAFKAARAADPSAKLYINDYNLDYTNSKVNGMVNLAGGAGGLLGAMQALAGTGVPEVAITELDIASANGNDYATAVKACTQVPSCVGITVWGVSDKDSWRSGSSPLLFNGSYQKKAAYNSVISALS
- a CDS encoding arsenite resistance protein ArsB; this encodes MDPHKSPRVADDNVKEMAELDPPLFRQSCANCEFCDGLRDMDTGDKQMPTEDSRLSATGLFKSLSFLDRYLAVFILLAMITGVLIGVYKEEAVQRAFSGASWQGTSIPILLGLLIMMWPVLTKVQYERLPAIFNRRDIWVHIGISLVLNWLIAPLIMLGLAWATLPEPGLERERKGVILVGVARCIAMVLIWNGLACGDPEYCAILVCVNSLLQVVLFSPYALLFLNVLGGGHTSALHLDYRHTAASVGIYLGIPLAAGVVTRFATKHTLSRSGFDRFLKLFGPFALLGLLYTIVVLFAFQGHRIVQNIGSVFRIFVPLVLYFIIVWSSTFFGLYFLNRRRVGPNLGGYEKAVVQSFTAGSNNFELAIAVAIASFGTESPEALAATIGPLVEVPVLLALTYVALWLRKRLEWDEKGPGEISLA